In Candidatus Brocadiaceae bacterium, one DNA window encodes the following:
- a CDS encoding serine kinase: MAEKLCLNCLTPDLDLEAGPDVAGGHSSDLLSDVLANAPAGGVLVTIQVHMNVIAVASHCELAAVIFAAGRLPDEALRRKATEEGIALFSASRSTFDVVGALYAEGLRGHVG, encoded by the coding sequence ATGGCCGAGAAGCTGTGCTTGAACTGCCTGACGCCGGACCTGGACCTGGAGGCCGGGCCCGACGTTGCCGGCGGGCATTCGTCCGACCTGCTGAGCGACGTGCTGGCCAACGCACCCGCCGGCGGCGTGCTGGTGACCATCCAGGTGCACATGAACGTGATCGCCGTGGCCTCCCACTGCGAACTGGCCGCCGTGATCTTCGCCGCCGGTCGCCTGCCGGACGAGGCCCTGCGGCGCAAGGCCACCGAGGAAGGAATCGCCCTGTTCAGCGCGTCCCGGTCGACGTTCGACGTCGTCGGCGCGCTCTATGCCGAGGGCCTTCGGGGACACGTCGGGTGA
- a CDS encoding PHP domain-containing protein has protein sequence MRIFRIDLHIHSALSACADDEMTPPAIVEAAQRAGLEMIAICDHNAAGNTAAIQAAAGPSPVVLAGMEITTAEEAHVVGLFPCPEAAERAAAEVRAALPHADALRRGVPRRGFGAQRLMTPDGVCCGLDDALLSAASALSLSDAVDVVRRHGGLAVAAHVDRPSFSVPAQLGMMPADVRFDAIEISAAGARRGREAEFAALELPILFGSDSHSLEEIGAACTMLRAAEPSFAELALALQARAGREVGRA, from the coding sequence GTGAGGATATTCCGGATCGATCTGCACATCCACTCGGCGCTCTCCGCGTGCGCGGACGATGAGATGACGCCGCCGGCCATCGTGGAGGCGGCCCAGCGGGCGGGACTGGAGATGATCGCCATCTGTGACCACAACGCAGCGGGTAACACGGCGGCCATTCAGGCTGCAGCCGGTCCTTCGCCCGTCGTCCTCGCCGGCATGGAGATCACCACCGCCGAAGAAGCGCACGTCGTCGGCCTGTTCCCGTGCCCCGAGGCCGCCGAACGCGCGGCCGCCGAGGTCCGGGCCGCCCTGCCGCACGCCGACGCCCTTCGCCGCGGCGTTCCACGCCGCGGCTTCGGCGCCCAGCGGCTGATGACGCCGGACGGCGTCTGCTGCGGTCTGGACGACGCGCTGCTCTCGGCCGCCTCCGCCCTGTCCCTCTCGGACGCGGTGGACGTGGTGCGCCGTCATGGCGGCCTGGCCGTGGCGGCGCACGTGGACCGGCCGTCGTTCAGCGTGCCGGCGCAGTTGGGCATGATGCCGGCGGACGTCCGCTTCGATGCGATCGAGATCTCGGCGGCGGGCGCCAGGCGCGGGCGGGAAGCGGAGTTCGCCGCCCTGGAGCTGCCGATCCTGTTCGGCTCCGACAGCCACTCGCTGGAGGAGATCGGCGCGGCCTGCACCATGCTGCGGGCGGCCGAGCCGAGCTTCGCCGAACTGGCCCTGGCGCTACAGGCCCGTGCGGGACGGGAGGTCGGGCGTGCGTGA